Proteins encoded by one window of Anaerobacillus sp. CMMVII:
- a CDS encoding Cof-type HAD-IIB family hydrolase, with the protein MKQHLIALDLDGTLLTDDKSISVRNKQAIQKVREMGHIVCIATGRPYRASQMYYEELSLTTPIVNFNGAFTHHPRHKDFGYYHSPLELDTAKTIIETCEAFNVKNIMVEVIDDFYLRYYDEVLIETFSMGESPVRFGNLHHILTENPTSILIHPEDNHVAQLKALLKEAHAEVIDQRVWGAPWQVIEIVKAGLNKAIGLQKIADYYSIPKERIIAFGDEDNDLEMIEYAGIGVAMENAIPQLKNIANKITQTNENDGIANFLEDYLNLKL; encoded by the coding sequence ATGAAGCAACATTTAATTGCCCTTGATTTAGATGGGACATTACTAACAGATGATAAAAGCATCTCAGTTCGAAACAAACAAGCAATTCAAAAAGTGCGGGAAATGGGACATATTGTTTGTATTGCAACTGGAAGACCATATCGTGCCAGCCAAATGTACTATGAAGAATTAAGTCTTACCACACCAATTGTTAACTTTAATGGGGCCTTCACCCATCACCCGCGACATAAGGATTTTGGCTATTACCACTCTCCTTTGGAGCTTGATACGGCTAAAACAATTATTGAAACTTGTGAAGCCTTTAATGTAAAAAATATCATGGTTGAGGTTATTGATGATTTCTATTTGCGATATTATGATGAAGTTCTGATTGAAACCTTTAGTATGGGAGAATCTCCTGTTAGATTTGGGAACCTTCACCATATACTAACCGAAAATCCAACATCTATTTTAATCCATCCAGAAGATAACCATGTTGCACAACTCAAAGCGTTACTCAAAGAAGCTCATGCTGAGGTAATTGACCAACGTGTATGGGGTGCTCCTTGGCAAGTAATTGAAATTGTGAAAGCTGGACTTAATAAAGCGATTGGTTTACAAAAAATTGCTGATTATTATTCCATTCCAAAAGAAAGAATTATTGCATTTGGTGATGAAGATAATGACTTGGAAATGATTGAATATGCAGGAATTGGCGTTGCAATGGAAAATGCAATTCCACAATTAAAAAATATTGCCAACAAAATAACACAAACGAATGAAAATGATGGCATTGCAAATTTTTTAGAGGACTACCTAAACCTTAAGCTTTAG